Proteins co-encoded in one Oncorhynchus kisutch isolate 150728-3 linkage group LG1, Okis_V2, whole genome shotgun sequence genomic window:
- the LOC109877225 gene encoding keratin, type I cytoskeletal 16-like produces MCLEIRCDPRYYAQPRLCIVVHCGAVNVEMDCASSVDMSKVLEEMRTQYEGMITKNQRDAAKWFESKVEVLQNQITTSTTEVKTSQSQVTDLKRTFQSLEIELHGLLTQKGYLEQSVVDINGRHGSQMSQLQVCINSMNEELQQLNVSIQQQASEYQILLDIKMRLEKEITEYRRLLDVEGLSRHVETRQEVRKVIVVEKVQEVQHVQEVVEDL; encoded by the exons ATGTGTCTGGAGATTAGGTGCGATCCGCGATATTACGCACAGCCCAGATTATGCATTGTGGTGCATTGTGGTGCTGTGAATGTTGAGATGGACTGTGCTTCCTCAGTGGACATGAGCAAGGTGCTGGAGGAGATGAGGACCCAGTATGAGGGCATGATAACGAAGAACCAGAGAGATGCTGCCAAGTGGTTTGAGAGCAAG gtggagGTGCTTCAGAACCAGATCACCACCAGCACCACAGAGGTGAAGACCTCTCAGTCTCAGGTGACTGACCTGAAGAGGACCTTCCAGAGCCTGGAGATTGAACTGCATGGCCTGCTCACTCAG AAGGGGTACCTGGAGCAGAGCGTCGTTGATATAAACGGCCGCCACGGCTCCCAGATGAGCCAGCTGCAGGTTTGTATCAACAGCATGAACGAGGAGCTGCAGCAGCTCAACGTCAGCATCCAGCAGCAGGCCTCTGAGTACCAGATCCTCCTGGACATCAAGATGAGGCTGGAGAAGGAGATCACTGAGTACAGGAGGCTGCTGGATGTAGAGGGACTCAG TAGGCATGTGGAGACCAGACAGGAGGTCAGGAAGGTGATCGTGGTCGAGAAGGTCCAAGAAGTACAACACGTCCAGGAAGTGGTGGAAG ACCTATGA